From Theileria orientalis strain Shintoku apicoplast DNA, partial genome, a single genomic window includes:
- a CDS encoding ATPase associated with various cellular activities, translating to MLHVLDEGKLVLSNGRLLDFSKSFIILTSNLGYSGNSLNKTINKEDVLNAVNKHFRIEFLNRLSQIIVFNSIREDSYYYILDKFITGVCSRFNLCIKNIDSLLKKDFVKWYCNKIYGSRPLRKFIDNFSNFIYLISSELDYCSHYSYNYINNINIINMCSIL from the coding sequence ATGTTGCACGTTCTAGATGAAGGTAAATTAGTTCTTTCTAACGGTAGATTATTAGATTTTAGTAAGtcttttataattttaacaagTAATTTAGGATACTCTGGtaatagtttaaataaaacaattaacAAAGAGGACGTTTTAAATGCTGTTAATAAACATTTCAGAattgaatttttaaatagaTTGAGTCAAATTATTGTGTTTAATTCTATAAGAGAAGatagttattattatatattagataaatttattacaGGAGTTTGTAgtagatttaatttgtgtataaaaaatatagactcattattaaaaaaagattTTGTAAAATGGTATTgcaataaaatatacggATCAAGACCTTTGAgaaaatttattgataacttttctaattttatttatttaataagtaGTGAATTAGATTATTGTTCGCATTACagttataattatattaataacattaatattattaatatgtGTTCTATATTatag